The Streptomyces kanamyceticus DNA segment CAGGGCGGCGGACGCGGCGAGCTGGTCGGGCGTCCTCGCGAACGGGGCGTACGACAGCCATCAGGACAGCGGCGACGTCCCCGGACCCGGCAAGGGAAGCGCGCACGACAAGCCCATGACCATCGAGGAGTCCGGCAACGATCCGCAACTCGCCCTGTGGGCGCGCTCACGGTGCGACGCGGGCGCCACCTACCACCGCGTGACGGTGACGCCCGAGATCGACTTCGACCTCGGGATCGACGAAGGCAAGGCCGTCCTCGAACCGAAGGACCTGCGGCGGATCTCGGCGCGGGCGCGCGCCGTGCTCGACCGCTATCTGGCGGCGCCCGACGGCTGGCCGCGCCGCTCGCACTGCCGGGACACGAAGGTCATGGGAGAGGTGGCGTCGTGGCGCGACTGACGTGGGAGACGAAGGCGGGGCGCATCGTGCTCTCGTCCTGCGGGGCGCTGGTCGCGCTCGCGCTGATCGGGGGCGGCTACTACTGGTGGGGCGGCCCGCACGAGCGCCGCGTGGCGCGGCAGGTGCTCGACGAGGCGTGCGGGGGCGTGCTGCCGTCGGACGAGATACGGGCCGTCCTCGGCGAAGGGCCCTTCGAGAAGGGGCCCGGCCGGTCCGGGCCGAGCGACACGGAACAGGCCGAGGAAGGCGGCAAGAGCGGGATCCGGCAGGTGTCCTGCGCCGTCCAGCGCGACGAGGAGCACGGCGCGGGCCATCCGACGCACGACGCCTCCGTCGCGGTCACCGTGCGGAGCGTGCCGGAGCGGAAGGCGGCCGACACCGCGGCGGACCGCGTGTCCGAACGCCCGCGCGACTACGAGCTGTTGCCCCCGCTCCAGACGGACGGACTGCCGCCCGCCGCGCTCGGCAGCGGCTGGCGGGGCGTCTTCTCCACCGACGAGGGCTTCGACCACCGGTCCGGCGACGAATCGGCGACCACGTCGGTGCTCCTCGACTGCGCCCGCGACCGCGGCGGCCTGCTCGTCACGGTCGACGTGCACGAGGAGGACGTCACCCTCGACGACCCGCGGCGGCGCACCACCTATGCGCGCATCGCCACCGCGACGGCCGCCAAGGCTTCGCGGAAGTGGGGCTGCGACGCCGCGCTCGGCGAGCCTCTGCGCACGGTGGCGCTCCCGGTGAACGCCGACGAGGACGTGGCGCTCGCCGACGTGTCGGGGACCTGCCGCGGCCTTCCCGCACGGGGCTCCCGGGTGTCGCGGGCGTGGGAGGACGCGCGGTCCGGCGGCCCGGTCGAGGTGTGCGTGCTCGGGGGCGACGGGACCGGCATGCCCGCCGCCGCGGGCTTCGCCGACTCCACCGACGAGGCGCGGCGCTACCAACTCGTCGCGTACTACGGGCCGTTCGCCCAGGACGCGCGGGTCGGCCAGCAGGCGCGCCACGGCCGTTACTCCGAGGATCCCGTGCCCGGCGACGCCCCCGCGGGACACCTCGCGGGCGGCGGTCACTGGGCGAGCGCCGCATGCGAGGACGGCGGCGGGCCCGCGCTGTTCACGGTGCGGCCGAGCGACGCCTCGGACGGGAACGAGTACGGCAAGGACGGCAAGCTCCTGGGGCCGAAGACGTCGGCGGCCGACCTGGCGTACGAACGCGCCGCATTGAAGGAGTTCGCGCGGCGCTCGGCCTCGGCACACGGCTGCGCGGCGCCAAAGCTGCCCTGAGTCCGACCGGTTACGAACCCGTCGTTGTCATCCCTGCTGGGTCCCGCTCCGCCCCGCGATGTGCGGCGGCGGCGCGATCCCGGCGGGCAGCAGCGGGTCGGGTACGGGCGCGCCCCAGGTGGCGGTGAGCGGCAGGTTGCCCGCCCAGACGCCGAGCTCCGCGTCCGGGCCATCGCCGTCGTCCGGCGGCCCGACGGCGGTCTTCACCGACGCCTCCGCGAGGGAGAGCGCGAGCAGGGTCGTCGCGGCGAGCTCCTTGCGGCTGGGGCGGCGGGCGTAGTCCCACTGTCCCGGCGTCGCGTGCTCGGTGAGCAGCCGAAGTCCGCGCAGCTTCTCCTCGGGGTCCGTCACCCGGCGCGGCACTCCGTGGATCATCGCGCTGCGGTAGTTCACGCCGTGCTCGAACACGGAGCGGGCCAGGACGAGCCCGTCGACGTGGGTGACGGTGACGCAGACGGCCGCCTCGGGGTCGGCGGCCAGGCTGCGGCTGGCGACGGAGCCGTGCAGGAAGAGGTCGGCGCCGTCGTGGCCGTAGACGGTGGGGACGACCATCGGGTGTCCCTCGACGACGACACCGAGGTGGCAGACGAAGCCCGCGTCGAGTATCGCTTCGAGGTCCGTACGCGCCAGCCTGCCCTGGTCGCGCAGGCGGCGGTGCCGGGTGCGGTCGGTGACGGGCAGCTCGGCGGGCAGCGGCGACTGCTGAGATCGTTGGTTCACACGGCCACAAGTTACCGATATCGCGTACCAGAAGCCATGGTTCGACGAATTCCGTCAGCGTCGGCGCATCCGGGTGCTGTTTCCGCAGCCGCCCCCTCGCCTGTCCGAGCCCGGTCCACCTGTCCAAGCCAGGACCGAAGAGTCCAACGACTCCCGGTCCGAAACAATTGTGACGCGGTGCCCGGGCGCGGTCTGATGGAACGCATGGAGCTTCCCCACCACGAGGACGTGTCCCCCGGTTCCGGCAGCCTCCCGCCCCGCGCGTGGTACGCGGCGTCGGACGCCCCCAGCCTCCCCCTCGACGGCACCTGGCGCTTCCGCCTCTCCCCCACCGCCGACACGGCCGACGAGTCGTTCGCGGCCGACGGCTTCGACGCCAGCGCCTGGGCGGGGATCGCGGTCCCCGGCCACTGGGTGCTGCAGGGCCACGGCACACCGCACTACACCAACCAGCTCTATCCGTTCCCCGTCGACCCACCGCGCGTCCCCACCGAGAACCCGACCGGCGACCATCTGCGCACCTTCGACCTGCCCGCCGACTGGCCGTCCGGCGGCGACGCGACGCTCCGCTTCGACGGCGTCGAGTCCTGCGCCCGCGTCTGGCTGAACGGCA contains these protein-coding regions:
- a CDS encoding pyridoxamine 5'-phosphate oxidase family protein; the protein is MNQRSQQSPLPAELPVTDRTRHRRLRDQGRLARTDLEAILDAGFVCHLGVVVEGHPMVVPTVYGHDGADLFLHGSVASRSLAADPEAAVCVTVTHVDGLVLARSVFEHGVNYRSAMIHGVPRRVTDPEEKLRGLRLLTEHATPGQWDYARRPSRKELAATTLLALSLAEASVKTAVGPPDDGDGPDAELGVWAGNLPLTATWGAPVPDPLLPAGIAPPPHIAGRSGTQQG